One part of the Arabidopsis thaliana chromosome 1 sequence genome encodes these proteins:
- a CDS encoding Disease resistance protein (CC-NBS-LRR class) family, producing the protein MELVSFGVEKLWDRLSQEYDQFKGVEDQVTELKSNLNLLKSFLKDADAKKHISEMVRHCVEEIKDIVYDTEDIIETFILKEKVEMKRGIMKRIKRFASTIMDRRELASDIGGISKRISKVIQDMQSFGVQQIITDGSRSSHPLQERQREMRHTFSRDSENDFVGMEANVKKLVGYLVEKDDYQIVSLTGMGGLGKTTLARQVFNHDVVKDRFDGFAWVSVSQEFTRISVWQTILQNLTSKERKDEIQNMKEADLHDDLFRLLESSKTLIVLDDIWKEEDWDLIKPIFPPKKGWKVLLTSRTESIAMRGDTTYISFKPKCLSIPDSWTLFQSIAMPRKDTSEFKVDEEMENMGKKMIKHCGGLSLAVKVLGGLLAAKYTLHDWKRLSENIGSHIVERTSEDHEIDVEKLHYYWAAEGISERRRYDGETIRDTGDSYIEELVRRNMVISERDVMTSRFETCRLHDMMREICLFKAKEENFLQIVSNHSPTSNPQTLGASRRFVLHNPTTLHVERYKNNPKLRSLVVVYDDIGNRRWMLSGSIFTRVKLLRVLDLVQAKFKGGKLPSDIGKLIHLRYLSLKDAKVSHLPSSLRNLVLLIYLDIRTDFTDIFVPNVFMGMRELRYLELPRFMHEKTKLELSNLEKLEALENFSTKSSSLEDLRGMVRLRTLVIILSEGTSLQTLSASVCGLRHLENFKIMENAGVNRMGEERMVLDFTYLKKLTLSIEMPRLPKIQHLPSHLTVLDLSYCCLEEDPMPILEKLLELKDLSLDYLSFSGRKMVCSAGGFPQLRKLALDEQEEWEEWIVEEGSMSRLHTLSIWSSTLKELPDGLRFIYSLKNLIMGKSWMERLSERGEEFYKVQNIPFIKFSS; encoded by the exons ATGGAACTTGTGTCGTTTGGAGTAGAAAAGCTTTGGGACCGACTGAGCCAAGAATATGACCAATTTAAAGGAGTTGAAGATCAAGTAACTGAGTTAAAAAGTAACCTAAACTTGTTAAAGTCATTTTTGAAAGATGCAGATGCCAAGAAACATATAAGTGAGATGGTGCGACACTGTGTGGAAGAGATCAAAGATATTGTTTATGACACGGAGGACATAATCGAAACGTTTATTCTCAAGgaaaaagttgaaatgaaACGTGGCATCATGAAGCGTATCAAAAGATTTGCTTCGACTATAATGGATCGTAGGGAACTTGCGTCTGATATTGGAGGAATAAGTAAGCGGATCTCCAAGGTGATACAGGATATGCAAAGTTTTGGAGTACAACAGATAATTACTGATGGCAGCCGTTCTTCACATCCACTACAAGAAAGACAAAGGGAGATGCGGCACACGTTTTCTAGGGACTCCGAAAACGATTTTGTGGGAATGGAAGCAAATGTTAAGAAATTGGTTGGATATTTGGTGGAGAAAGATGACTATcaaattgtttctttaacCGGGATGGGTGGTCTTGGTAAAACCACCCTTGCTAGACAAGTTTTTAATCATGATGTTGTAAAAGATCGGTTTGATGGATTCGCATGGGTGAGTGTTTCGCAAGAGTTTACTCGGATATCGGTGTGGCAAACGATCTTGCAGAATCTCACATCTAAAGAGAGGAAAGATGAAATCCAGAATATGAAAGAAGCTGACCTTCATGATGATCTCTTCCGATTGTTGGAATCATCTAAAACATTAATTGTGCTAGATGACatatggaaagaagaagattgggaCTTAATCAAGCCAATATTTCCACCCAAAAAAG GTTGGAAGGTGCTACTTACTTCTCGAACTGAGAGTATCGCGATGCGTGGAGATACAACATATATTAGCTTTAAACCAAAATGCCTATCTATCCCAGACAGTTGGACACTTTTCCAAAGCATAGCAATGCCAAGGAAAGATACATCCG AATTTAAGGTTGATGAGGAAATGGAAAATATGGgtaagaagatgatcaaacaTTGTGGAGGACTATCATTGGCTGTCAAAGTCTTAGGAGGGTTGTTAGCTGCAAAATACACACTGCATGATTGGAAAAGATTATCTGAGAATATTGGATCTCATATCGTGGAAAGAACTAGCG AAGATCATGAGATAGACGTAGAGAAGTTGCATTATTATTGGGCTGCAGAAGGAATATCTGAACGTAGGCGTTACGATGGAGAGACCATTCGAGATACTGGAGATAGCTACATAGAGGAGTTGGTGAGAAGAAATATGGTTATTTCTGAAAGGGACGTTATGACTTCCAGATTTGAAACTTGTCGTTTGCATGACATGATGAgagaaatttgtttgtttaaagcCAAAGAAGAGAACTTCCTACAAATTGTCAGTAACCACTCCCCGACATCAAACCCTCAAACTCTTGGTGCTTCTCGCAGATTTGTCTTACATAATCCTACTACATTACATGTTGAgagatataaaaataatccAAAACTTCGATCGCTCGTGGTTGTCTATGATGATATTGGAAATAGAAGATGGATGCTATCAGGTTCAATCTTTACAAGGGTAAAACTTCTACGGGTGTTAGATCTCGTTCAAGCCAAGTTTAAAGGAGGGAAGTTACCTTCTGACATTGGAAAGCTCATCCACTTAAGATACTTGAGCTTAAAAGATGCCAAGGTATCTCATCTACCTTCTTCTCTAAGAAATCTAGTCCTGCTAATCTATTTAGATATACGCACAGATTTCACGGATATATTCGTGCCCAATGTCTTCATGGGGATGAGAGAATTGAGATATCTTGAACTACCCAGATTTATGCATGAGAAGACAAAGTTGGAGTTGAGTAATCTAGAAAAATTGGAGGCCTTAGAGAATTTCTCAACAAAGAGTAGCAGCTTGGAGGATCTCCGTGGTATGGTCAGGTTGAGGACTCTTGTGATCATTTTAAGTGAGGGGACTAGTCTACAAACTCTATCTGCATCAGTATGTGGACTGAGACACttggaaaattttaaaataatggaaAACGCTGGCGTTAACAGGAtgggagaagagagaatggtATTGGATTTCACTTATCTCAAAAAGCTCACCTTGAGTATAGAGATGCCAAGGCTTCCTAAAATACAACACCTTCCTTCTCACCTTACGGTCTTAGATCTATCTTACTGTTGTTTGGAGGAAGATCCAATGCCGATTCTAGAGAAATTACTCGAGTTAAAAGATTTAAGTTTAGATTATCTATCTTTCTCCGGGAGGAAAATGGTTTGCTCGGCTGGTGGGTTTCCTCAATTGCGTAAGCTAGCTTTGGATGAACAAGAGGAGTGGGAAGAGTGGATAGTAGAAGAAGGCTCCATGTCACGGCTTCATACTCTAAGTATTTGGAGTTCAACATTAAAGGAGCTTCCTGATGGGCTGCGATTCATATATTCTTTAAAGAATCTGATCATGGGAAAGAGCTGGATGGAGAGATTATCGGAACGAGGAGAAGAATTTTACAAAGTTCAAAACATTCCTTTTATTAAATTCAGTTCTTAA
- a CDS encoding Disease resistance protein (CC-NBS-LRR class) family, with product MELVSFGVEKLWDRLSQEYDQFKGVEDQVTELKSNLNLLKSFLKDADAKKHISEMVRHCVEEIKDIVYDTEDIIETFILKEKVEMKRGIMKRIKRFASTIMDRRELASDIGGISKRISKVIQDMQSFGVQQIITDGSRSSHPLQERQREMRHTFSRDSENDFVGMEANVKKLVGYLVEKDDYQIVSLTGMGGLGKTTLARQVFNHDVVKDRFDGFAWVSVSQEFTRISVWQTILQNLTSKERKDEIQNMKEADLHDDLFRLLESSKTLIVLDDIWKEEDWDLIKPIFPPKKGWKVLLTSRTESIAMRGDTTYISFKPKCLSIPDSWTLFQSIAMPRKDTSEFKVDEEMENMGKKMIKHCGGLSLAVKVLGGLLAAKYTLHDWKRLSENIGSHIVERTSGNNSSIDHVLSVSFEELPNYLKHCFLYLAHFPEDHEIDVEKLHYYWAAEGISERRRYDGETIRDTGDSYIEELVRRNMVISERDVMTSRFETCRLHDMMREICLFKAKEENFLQIVSNHSPTSNPQTLGASRRFVLHNPTTLHVERYKNNPKLRSLVVVYDDIGNRRWMLSGSIFTRVKLLRVLDLVQAKFKGGKLPSDIGKLIHLRYLSLKDAKVSHLPSSLRNLVLLIYLDIRTDFTDIFVPNVFMGMRELRYLELPRFMHEKTKLELSNLEKLEALENFSTKSSSLEDLRGMVRLRTLVIILSEGTSLQTLSASVCGLRHLENFKIMENAGVNRMGEERMVLDFTYLKKLTLSIEMPRLPKIQHLPSHLTVLDLSYCCLEEDPMPILEKLLELKDLSLDYLSFSGRKMVCSAGGFPQLRKLALDEQEEWEEWIVEEGSMSRLHTLSIWSSTLKELPDGLRFIYSLKNLIMGKSWMERLSERGEEFYKVQNIPFIKFSS from the exons ATGGAACTTGTGTCGTTTGGAGTAGAAAAGCTTTGGGACCGACTGAGCCAAGAATATGACCAATTTAAAGGAGTTGAAGATCAAGTAACTGAGTTAAAAAGTAACCTAAACTTGTTAAAGTCATTTTTGAAAGATGCAGATGCCAAGAAACATATAAGTGAGATGGTGCGACACTGTGTGGAAGAGATCAAAGATATTGTTTATGACACGGAGGACATAATCGAAACGTTTATTCTCAAGgaaaaagttgaaatgaaACGTGGCATCATGAAGCGTATCAAAAGATTTGCTTCGACTATAATGGATCGTAGGGAACTTGCGTCTGATATTGGAGGAATAAGTAAGCGGATCTCCAAGGTGATACAGGATATGCAAAGTTTTGGAGTACAACAGATAATTACTGATGGCAGCCGTTCTTCACATCCACTACAAGAAAGACAAAGGGAGATGCGGCACACGTTTTCTAGGGACTCCGAAAACGATTTTGTGGGAATGGAAGCAAATGTTAAGAAATTGGTTGGATATTTGGTGGAGAAAGATGACTATcaaattgtttctttaacCGGGATGGGTGGTCTTGGTAAAACCACCCTTGCTAGACAAGTTTTTAATCATGATGTTGTAAAAGATCGGTTTGATGGATTCGCATGGGTGAGTGTTTCGCAAGAGTTTACTCGGATATCGGTGTGGCAAACGATCTTGCAGAATCTCACATCTAAAGAGAGGAAAGATGAAATCCAGAATATGAAAGAAGCTGACCTTCATGATGATCTCTTCCGATTGTTGGAATCATCTAAAACATTAATTGTGCTAGATGACatatggaaagaagaagattgggaCTTAATCAAGCCAATATTTCCACCCAAAAAAG GTTGGAAGGTGCTACTTACTTCTCGAACTGAGAGTATCGCGATGCGTGGAGATACAACATATATTAGCTTTAAACCAAAATGCCTATCTATCCCAGACAGTTGGACACTTTTCCAAAGCATAGCAATGCCAAGGAAAGATACATCCG AATTTAAGGTTGATGAGGAAATGGAAAATATGGgtaagaagatgatcaaacaTTGTGGAGGACTATCATTGGCTGTCAAAGTCTTAGGAGGGTTGTTAGCTGCAAAATACACACTGCATGATTGGAAAAGATTATCTGAGAATATTGGATCTCATATCGTGGAAAGAACTAGCGGTAACAACAGTTCTATTGATCATGTATTGTCTGTGAGCTTTGAAGAATTGCCTAATTATTTGAAGCATTGTTTCCTATACCTCGCCCACTTTCCAGAAGATCATGAGATAGACGTAGAGAAGTTGCATTATTATTGGGCTGCAGAAGGAATATCTGAACGTAGGCGTTACGATGGAGAGACCATTCGAGATACTGGAGATAGCTACATAGAGGAGTTGGTGAGAAGAAATATGGTTATTTCTGAAAGGGACGTTATGACTTCCAGATTTGAAACTTGTCGTTTGCATGACATGATGAgagaaatttgtttgtttaaagcCAAAGAAGAGAACTTCCTACAAATTGTCAGTAACCACTCCCCGACATCAAACCCTCAAACTCTTGGTGCTTCTCGCAGATTTGTCTTACATAATCCTACTACATTACATGTTGAgagatataaaaataatccAAAACTTCGATCGCTCGTGGTTGTCTATGATGATATTGGAAATAGAAGATGGATGCTATCAGGTTCAATCTTTACAAGGGTAAAACTTCTACGGGTGTTAGATCTCGTTCAAGCCAAGTTTAAAGGAGGGAAGTTACCTTCTGACATTGGAAAGCTCATCCACTTAAGATACTTGAGCTTAAAAGATGCCAAGGTATCTCATCTACCTTCTTCTCTAAGAAATCTAGTCCTGCTAATCTATTTAGATATACGCACAGATTTCACGGATATATTCGTGCCCAATGTCTTCATGGGGATGAGAGAATTGAGATATCTTGAACTACCCAGATTTATGCATGAGAAGACAAAGTTGGAGTTGAGTAATCTAGAAAAATTGGAGGCCTTAGAGAATTTCTCAACAAAGAGTAGCAGCTTGGAGGATCTCCGTGGTATGGTCAGGTTGAGGACTCTTGTGATCATTTTAAGTGAGGGGACTAGTCTACAAACTCTATCTGCATCAGTATGTGGACTGAGACACttggaaaattttaaaataatggaaAACGCTGGCGTTAACAGGAtgggagaagagagaatggtATTGGATTTCACTTATCTCAAAAAGCTCACCTTGAGTATAGAGATGCCAAGGCTTCCTAAAATACAACACCTTCCTTCTCACCTTACGGTCTTAGATCTATCTTACTGTTGTTTGGAGGAAGATCCAATGCCGATTCTAGAGAAATTACTCGAGTTAAAAGATTTAAGTTTAGATTATCTATCTTTCTCCGGGAGGAAAATGGTTTGCTCGGCTGGTGGGTTTCCTCAATTGCGTAAGCTAGCTTTGGATGAACAAGAGGAGTGGGAAGAGTGGATAGTAGAAGAAGGCTCCATGTCACGGCTTCATACTCTAAGTATTTGGAGTTCAACATTAAAGGAGCTTCCTGATGGGCTGCGATTCATATATTCTTTAAAGAATCTGATCATGGGAAAGAGCTGGATGGAGAGATTATCGGAACGAGGAGAAGAATTTTACAAAGTTCAAAACATTCCTTTTATTAAATTCAGTTCTTAA
- a CDS encoding Uncharacterized conserved protein UCP031279 (Uncharacterised conserved protein UCP031279; CONTAINS InterPro DOMAIN/s: Uncharacterised conserved protein UCP031279 (InterPro:IPR016972); BEST Arabidopsis thaliana protein match is: Uncharacterised conserved protein UCP031279 (TAIR:AT1G10140.1); Has 61 Blast hits to 61 proteins in 11 species: Archae - 0; Bacteria - 0; Metazoa - 0; Fungi - 0; Plants - 61; Viruses - 0; Other Eukaryotes - 0 (source: NCBI BLink).), whose protein sequence is MGKRGQKQNRFLRIVTMPLKVLCKARDLYMRSITGCAARTHYSSAVDAASVPFPRSRSTSSAFSSSASSRRRSSDFTFDDDYSELLRAASVRSLGHKNEIDMIIQQQQQQQQQRQENRVAMGAVTVKGGLPKSSSVGMTMARIDEEDEEEGSVKNQKKGSDFLYPRSRSHAVTIRGSKF, encoded by the coding sequence atgggaAAGAGAggacaaaaacagaacaggTTCTTGAGAATCGTCACCATGCCTCTTAAAGTTCTATGCAAAGCTCGTGATCTCTACATGAGAAGCATCACAGGTTGTGCAGCTCGAACTCACTACTCTTCAGCCGTCGACGCCGCATCCGTTCCATTTCCGAGAAGCCGGAGTACTTCCTCcgccttctcttcctctgcctCTTCTCGGAGAAGATCTTCGGATTTCACTTTCGACGATGATTATAGCGAGCTGCTTAGAGCTGCTTCCGTTAGGAGTTTAGGTCATAAGAATGAGATTGACATGATCAtacaacaacagcaacagcagcagcagcaacggCAGGAGAATCGCGTTGCGATGGGAGCGGTTACGGTTAAAGGCGGTTTGCCTAAGAGCTCGAGTGTTGGGATGACAATGGCTaggattgatgaagaagatgaagaagaaggatctgtaaagaatcaaaagaaggGATCTGATTTCTTATATCCTCGTAGCAGATCACATGCTGTTACTATTAGAGGAtccaagttttaa
- the RXF26 gene encoding GDSL-like Lipase/Acylhydrolase family protein (RXF26; FUNCTIONS IN: hydrolase activity, acting on ester bonds, carboxylesterase activity; INVOLVED IN: lipid metabolic process; LOCATED IN: endomembrane system; EXPRESSED IN: 12 plant structures; EXPRESSED DURING: 6 growth stages; CONTAINS InterPro DOMAIN/s: Lipase, GDSL (InterPro:IPR001087), Esterase, SGNH hydrolase-type (InterPro:IPR013830); BEST Arabidopsis thaliana protein match is: GDSL-like Lipase/Acylhydrolase family protein (TAIR:AT2G24560.1); Has 3551 Blast hits to 3513 proteins in 245 species: Archae - 0; Bacteria - 416; Metazoa - 0; Fungi - 15; Plants - 3100; Viruses - 0; Other Eukaryotes - 20 (source: NCBI BLink).) — MWTSKTISFTLFITTTLLGSCNASAKAKTQPLFPAILIFGDSTVDTGNNNYPSQTIFRAKHVPYGIDLPNHSPNGRFSNGKIFSDIIATKLNIKQFVPPFLQPNLTDQEIVTGVCFASAGAGYDDQTSLTTQAIRVSEQPNMFKSYIARLKSIVGDKKAMKIINNALVVVSAGPNDFILNYYEVPSWRRMYPSISDYQDFVLSRLNNFVKELYSLGCRKILVGGLPPMGCLPIQMTAQFRNVLRFCLEQENRDSVLYNQKLQKLLPQTQASLTGSKILYSDVYDPMMEMLQNPSKYGFKETTRGCCGTGFLETSFMCNAYSSMCQNRSEFLFFDSIHPSEATYNYIGNVLDTKIRGWLKA; from the exons atgtgGACTTCTAAAACCATAAGCTTCACTCTCTTCATCACAACAACACTTCTCGGGTCCTGCAACGCATCTGCAAAGGCCAAAACGCAACCGCTATTCCCAGCGATTCTAATCTTTGGTGATTCAACAGTCGACACAGGCAACAATAATTACCCTTCACAAACAATCTTCAGAGCTAAACATGTTCCTTACGGAATTGATCTCCCAAACCACTCACCTAACGGAAGATTCTCAAACGGGAAAATTTTCTCCGACATAATCGCAACCAAACTCAACATCAAACAGTTTGTTCCTCCTTTCTTACAACCAAATCTCACCGACCAAGAAATTGTAACCGGAGTCTGTTTCGCATCAGCAGGTGCCGGTTACGATGACCAAACCAGTCTCACGACACAAGCGATTCGTGTCTCGGAACAACCAAATATGTTCAAGAGTTACATTGCTCGTCTTAAGAGTATCGTAGGAGACAAGAAAGCCATGAAGATCATAAACAATGCTTTGGTGGTTGTGAGTGCAGGGCCTAATGATTTCATCTTGAATTATTACGAGGTTCCCTCATGGCGTCGCATGTATCCTAGCATTTCTGATTACCAAGATTTTGTTCTTAGTAGGCTTAACAATTTCGTGAAG GAGCTTTACAGCCTAGGTTGCCGGAAAATTTTGGTCGGAGGTTTACCGCCAATGGGATGTTTACCGATTCAAATGACTGCTCAATTCCGCAACGTCCTAAGGTTTTGCTTGGAACAAGAGAACAGAGACTCTGTTTTATACAATCAGAAACTTCAGAAGCTCTTACCTCAGACACAAGCATCTCTTACAGGAAGCAAGATCCTTTACTCTGATGTCTATGACCCTATGATGGAGATGCTCCAAAACCCTAGCAAATACG GATTTAAAGAGACGACGAGAGGATGTTGTGGAACAGGGTTCTTGGAGACGAGCTTCATGTGTAATGCTTATTCTTCCATGTGTCAGAATCGCTCGGAGTTTCTGTTCTTTGACTCGATTCATCCATCTGAAGCTACCTACAATTACATTGGTAATGTTCTGGATACTAAGATTCGTGGGTGGCTTAAGGCTTAA
- the XF1 gene encoding FAD/NAD(P)-binding oxidoreductase family protein (XF1; FUNCTIONS IN: squalene monooxygenase activity; INVOLVED IN: response to water deprivation, sterol biosynthetic process; LOCATED IN: endomembrane system, integral to membrane; EXPRESSED IN: 29 plant structures; EXPRESSED DURING: 13 growth stages; CONTAINS InterPro DOMAIN/s: Squalene epoxidase (InterPro:IPR013698); BEST Arabidopsis thaliana protein match is: squalene epoxidase 2 (TAIR:AT2G22830.1); Has 1994 Blast hits to 1990 proteins in 731 species: Archae - 43; Bacteria - 1249; Metazoa - 112; Fungi - 225; Plants - 178; Viruses - 0; Other Eukaryotes - 187 (source: NCBI BLink).) — translation MESQLWNWILPLLISSLLISFVAFYGFFVKPKRNGLRHDRKTVSTVTSDVGSVNITGDTVADVIVVGAGVAGSALAYTLGKDKRRVHVIERDLSEPDRIVGELLQPGGYLKLLELGIEDCVEEIDAQRVYGYALFKNGKRIRLAYPLEKFHEDVSGRSFHNGRFIQRMREKAASLPNVQLEQGTVLSLLEENGTIKGVRYKNKAGEEQTAFAALTIVCDGCFSNLRRSLCNPQVEVPSCFVGLVLENCNLPYANHGHVVLADPSPILMYPISSTEVRCLVDVPGQKVPSIANGEMKNYLKTVVAPQMPHEVYDSFIAAVDKGNIKSMPNRSMPASPYPTPGALLMGDAFNMRHPLTGGGMTVALADIVVLRNLLRPLRDLSDGASLCKYLESFYTLRKPVAATINTLANALYQVFCSSENEARNEMREACFDYLGLGGMCTSGPVSLLSGLNPRPLTLVCHFFAVAVYGVIRLLIPFPSPKRIWLGAKLISGASGIIFPIIKAEGVRQMFFPATVPAYYYKAPTVGETKCS, via the exons ATGGAGTCACAATTATGGAATTGGATCTTACCTCTTTTGATCTCTTCTCTCCTCATCTCCTTCGTCGCTTTCTATGGATTCTTCGTCAAACCGAAGCGGAACGGTCTCCGTCACGATCGGAAAACTGTTTCTACCGTCACCTCCGACGTCGGATCTGTTAATATTACCGGAGATACTGTCGCTGATGTCATTGTTGTTGGAGCTGGTGTTGCTGGTTCTGCTCTTGCTTATACTCTTGGAAAG GATAAACGCCGAGTTCATGTGATTGAAAGAGATTTATCGGAGCCTGATCGTATTGTTGGGGAGTTGTTACAGCCTGGGGGTTACCTCAAGTTACTGGAGTTGGGAATTGAAG ATTGTGTGGAAGAAATAGATGCTCAGCGTGTGTATGGTTATgcactttttaaaaatgggaAACGCATTCGCTTAGCTTATCCTTTGGAGAAGTTTCACGAAGATGTATCTGGAAGGAGCTTTCACAATGGACGTTTTATTCAAAGAATGCGGGAGAAAGCTGCTTCACTTCCCAA TGTTCAGCTAGAGCAAGGAACAGTTCTTTCTCTTCTAGAAGAGAATGGGACTATCAAAGGTGTGAGATATAAGAATAAAGCAGGAGAGGAACAAACCGCATTTGCAGCTTTGACTATAGTTTGTGATGGTTGTTTCTCAAACCTGCGTCGCTCTTTGTGCAATCCTCAG GTCGAGGTGCCTTCTTGTTTTGTCGGGTTGGTCCTAGAGAACTGCAATCTCCCATATGCAAACCATGGACATGTCGTCTTAGCAGATCCATCACCAATTTTGATGTATCCAATTAGTAGCACAGAGGTGCGGTGCCTAGTTGATGTTCCCGGCCAGAAAGTGCCGTCCATTGCAAATGGTGAAATGAAAAACTATTTGAAGACTGTTGTGGCTCCTCAG ATGCCTCATGAGGTCTATGACTCTTTCATTGCTGCGGTTGATAAAGGAAATATTAAGTCCATGCCAAACAGAAGCATGCCAGCTTCTCCTTATCCTACTCCAGGGGCTCTGTTAATGGGAGATGCATTTAACATGCGTCATCCTTTGACGGGTGGAGGAATGACGGTTGCATTAGCTGACATTGTTGTCCTGCGTAATCTCCTTAGACCGCTGCGTGATCTTAGTGACGGCGCTAGTCTCTGCAAATATCTTGAATCATTTTACACTCTGCGAAAG CCAGTTGCAGCAACAATCAACACCCTTGCGAATGCTCTTTACCAAGTGTTCTGTTCATCAGAAAATGAAGCAAGAAACGAGATGAGGGAAGCTTGCTTCGATTATCTGGGCCTCGGGGGTATGTGCACAAGTGGACCAGTATCTTTGCTTTCGGGTTTGAACCCTCGACCATTAACACTTGTCTGCCATTTCTTTGCGGTTGCGGTTTATGGAGTCATACGGTTGTTAATCCCATTCCCTTCCCCAAAACGAATCTGGCTTGGAGCCAAATTAATCTCG GGAGCATCGGGGATAATATTTCCGATAATAAAAGCGGAAGGAGTTAGGCAGATGTTTTTCCCAGCAACTGTACCTGCATACTACTACAAAGCTCCTACAGTTGGAGAAACCAAATGTTCATAG
- the TPR6 gene encoding Tetratricopeptide repeat (TPR)-like superfamily protein (Tetratricopeptide repeat (TPR)-like superfamily protein; FUNCTIONS IN: peptidyl-prolyl cis-trans isomerase activity, binding; INVOLVED IN: protein folding; CONTAINS InterPro DOMAIN/s: Tetratricopeptide TPR-1 (InterPro:IPR001440), Tetratricopeptide-like helical (InterPro:IPR011990), Tetratricopeptide repeat-containing (InterPro:IPR013026), Tetratricopeptide repeat (InterPro:IPR019734), Peptidyl-prolyl cis-trans isomerase, FKBP-type (InterPro:IPR001179); BEST Arabidopsis thaliana protein match is: rotamase FKBP 1 (TAIR:AT3G25230.1); Has 3730 Blast hits to 3559 proteins in 279 species: Archae - 0; Bacteria - 41; Metazoa - 2106; Fungi - 376; Plants - 567; Viruses - 0; Other Eukaryotes - 640 (source: NCBI BLink).) translates to MNNGEKIEAANRKKEEGNLLYKTQKYERAAKKYNKAAECIENGKFEGGDEKQVKALRVSCFLNGAACSLKLKNFLETIVLCSEVLDIEFQNVKALYRRAQSYIEVGDLISAEMDINRALEADPENREVKSLYKAMKLSKAESDRRDAKLYANMFALSKVRTHFP, encoded by the exons ATGAACAATGGAGAGAAGATAGAGGCTGctaatagaaagaaagaagaaggcaatCTGCtatacaaaactcaaaagtacGAGCGAGCAgcaaagaaatataataag GCTGCAGAATGTATTGAAAATGGCAAATTTGAAGGTGGTGACGAAAAGCAAGTCAAGGCTTTGAGAGTATCTTGCTTCTTGAATGGTGCAGCCTGTAGTCTAAAACTAAAGAATTTTCTGGAAACTATCGTTCTATGTTCGGAG GTGTTAGATATTGAGTTCCAAAATGTGAAAGCTCTATATAGGCGAGCACAATCCTATATTGAGGTGGGAGATTTGATTTCAGCAGAAATGGATATAAATAGGGCTTTGGAGGCTGATCCTGAGAATcg GGAAGTGAAGTCTCTTTACAAGGCGATGAAACTCTCTAAAGCTGAGAGCGACAGAAGAGACGCTAAGTTGTATGCAAACATGTTTGCACTATCTAAAGTAAGAACTCACTTTCCATGA